In the genome of Pelobacter seleniigenes DSM 18267, one region contains:
- a CDS encoding alkaline phosphatase PhoX, protein METQRLHRRIRMSFFLAPLLAALLLSGCSDNDNNSQEPPADMAFSQISVPLSDTQKRSVLATDSVKIDGTSYAIGYNTLLRSGQVIGTETFGLIRDYQGAPVIQEDNSEFISNSADFTSLLHLGDKLYSVTHFESQPGGMYLTELNQASDGTLTAVSTRSIDFSQWGGLWTPCAGSVTPWNTHLGSEEYEPDARAYEAATSKDDIGSYFGSMSNYFAVPFYAPTTTVADIKEVVNPYAYGYPTEVIVQENGSYSVLKHYAMGRMAVELPYVMPDRKTVYISDDGTNVGLFMFIADSAGDLSAGTLYAAQLEQLAATDGGSFNLSWIDLGHATFAQIKTAIDNHVVFSDIFDSVEPTTDGTCASGYTSINTTWGHECLAVKTGMETVASRLESRRYAAMLGATTELRKEEGISFDPDGMTLFVAMSEVAKGMEDGSSNDNGGPNQVRLAKNACGTVYQLAVGTDPLIGSDYVAKDMAGLISGIPTTYPDGSDYAGNTCNVNGIANPDNITFIPGKDTLIIGEDTGSGHQNDAIWAYDLSKDQLTRIQTTPYGSETTSPYIYPSLNGHGYLISVIQHPYGESDQDKLTDPADAAAYVGYIGPFPALGAEGPNLVDNTRGRQGMTSLNFLDVPAPTLDSEKRKIWGTPSASVNGTGHAIGFNTILRSGDSLGSATFGLLLDQHGTPLTAADNSQTVSNSNDFASLLDLGSSLYSVSHFESRPGAMYLTRLEQGTDGSLTPLSTQNIDFSAWGGLWVPCAGSVTPWNSHLGSEEYEPDARSFENATSIQEIKDNGSFDQMAKYFDVDPDAAATTATDLKAVLNPYKYGFPTEVSVAADGSYTIAKHYAMGRMAVELSYVMPDEKTVYISDDGTNVGFFMFVADTAGDLSNGTLYAAQLNQTDAADGGAFDINWIDLGHATFAELNTAINAGTSFSDIFDAVEPATNGSCASGYTSINTSWGHECLAVKTGMETLASRLESRRYAAMLGATTELRKEEGITFDPDGMTLYVAMSEVAKGMEDGSSNDNGGPNQVRLPKNACGTVYQLAVGTDSSIGSNYVAMTMVGLVNGTPVSYDPASVYAGNTCDINGIANPDNLTFIPGYHTLIIGEDTGSGHQNDVIWAYHLDTEELTRIQTTPYGSETTSPYFYPNIGGNAYLMSVVQHPYGESDQDQLEDSADAAAYTGFVGPFPAMDSAD, encoded by the coding sequence ATGGAGACACAAAGGTTGCACAGACGTATCAGAATGTCGTTTTTCCTGGCCCCATTGCTGGCGGCACTGCTACTGAGCGGCTGCAGCGATAACGACAACAACAGCCAAGAACCCCCTGCGGACATGGCCTTTTCCCAAATTTCAGTCCCCCTCAGCGATACCCAGAAACGATCCGTACTGGCCACGGACTCGGTCAAAATTGATGGGACCAGCTATGCCATCGGTTACAACACCCTGCTTAGAAGCGGCCAGGTTATCGGCACCGAAACCTTCGGTCTGATTCGCGACTATCAGGGGGCGCCAGTCATTCAGGAGGACAACTCCGAGTTCATCTCGAATTCCGCCGATTTCACCTCCTTGCTCCACCTCGGCGACAAACTCTACAGCGTGACCCATTTTGAAAGTCAGCCGGGCGGCATGTACCTGACTGAACTGAACCAGGCCAGCGACGGCACCCTGACCGCGGTCAGCACTCGCAGCATCGACTTTTCCCAATGGGGCGGGCTGTGGACACCCTGCGCCGGCAGCGTCACTCCCTGGAATACCCACCTCGGTTCTGAAGAATACGAACCCGATGCCCGTGCCTATGAGGCCGCCACCAGCAAGGACGACATCGGTTCCTATTTCGGCAGCATGTCCAATTATTTTGCTGTCCCCTTTTATGCGCCGACGACCACGGTTGCCGACATCAAAGAGGTGGTCAATCCCTATGCCTACGGCTACCCGACGGAAGTCATCGTACAGGAAAACGGCAGCTACAGCGTCCTCAAGCATTATGCCATGGGGCGGATGGCCGTCGAACTGCCCTATGTCATGCCCGATCGGAAAACTGTTTATATTTCGGATGACGGCACCAATGTCGGACTGTTCATGTTCATCGCCGACAGCGCCGGAGACCTGAGCGCCGGAACCCTGTACGCTGCCCAACTTGAACAGTTGGCGGCTACCGACGGAGGTTCTTTTAATCTTAGCTGGATCGACCTTGGTCACGCCACCTTTGCGCAGATCAAAACCGCCATCGACAACCATGTCGTATTCAGCGACATCTTCGACAGTGTCGAGCCGACCACTGACGGGACCTGTGCCAGCGGCTACACCTCCATTAACACCACCTGGGGGCATGAATGCCTGGCCGTTAAAACCGGCATGGAGACCGTCGCCTCACGCCTGGAGTCCCGCCGCTATGCGGCCATGCTCGGCGCAACCACGGAACTGCGCAAAGAAGAAGGGATCTCCTTCGACCCCGACGGTATGACCCTGTTTGTCGCCATGAGTGAAGTGGCCAAAGGGATGGAAGACGGTTCCAGCAACGATAACGGCGGCCCCAACCAGGTCCGCCTGGCCAAGAATGCCTGCGGGACCGTCTATCAATTGGCGGTTGGTACCGATCCGCTGATCGGCAGTGATTATGTGGCCAAGGACATGGCCGGCTTGATCAGTGGCATTCCAACCACCTACCCCGATGGCAGCGATTATGCCGGCAACACCTGCAATGTCAACGGGATCGCAAACCCTGACAACATTACCTTCATCCCCGGGAAAGATACCCTGATCATTGGCGAGGACACCGGCAGCGGCCATCAAAACGATGCCATCTGGGCCTATGATCTGTCCAAAGACCAATTGACCCGAATCCAGACCACCCCTTACGGTTCGGAAACCACCTCCCCCTACATTTATCCGAGCCTGAACGGCCACGGTTACCTGATAAGCGTTATCCAGCACCCTTACGGGGAATCGGATCAGGACAAGCTGACTGACCCGGCTGATGCCGCCGCTTATGTCGGTTATATCGGCCCTTTCCCGGCCCTCGGTGCTGAAGGACCGAACCTGGTCGACAACACCCGCGGCCGGCAGGGCATGACCAGCCTCAACTTCCTTGACGTCCCGGCACCGACCCTTGACAGTGAAAAACGCAAAATCTGGGGCACCCCTTCCGCTTCGGTCAACGGAACCGGCCATGCCATCGGCTTCAACACCATCCTGCGTAGCGGCGACAGTCTCGGCAGCGCCACTTTCGGGCTATTGCTCGATCAGCACGGTACCCCGCTGACCGCTGCCGACAACTCCCAGACCGTCTCCAACTCCAATGACTTTGCCTCGCTGCTGGATCTGGGCAGCAGCCTTTACAGCGTCTCTCATTTCGAAAGTCGCCCCGGCGCCATGTACCTGACCCGGCTGGAACAGGGTACCGATGGCAGCCTGACCCCGCTCAGCACTCAAAACATCGACTTTTCCGCCTGGGGCGGCCTCTGGGTTCCCTGCGCCGGCAGCGTCACGCCGTGGAACTCACACCTCGGTTCGGAAGAGTATGAACCGGATGCGCGGTCGTTTGAAAACGCCACCAGCATCCAGGAGATCAAAGACAACGGCAGTTTCGATCAGATGGCCAAATATTTCGATGTCGATCCGGATGCCGCGGCAACCACGGCGACTGACCTCAAAGCGGTTCTCAATCCTTACAAATACGGTTTCCCCACTGAAGTCAGCGTGGCCGCCGACGGCAGCTATACCATCGCTAAACACTATGCCATGGGGCGGATGGCGGTCGAATTATCCTATGTCATGCCGGATGAAAAGACCGTCTACATTTCCGACGACGGCACCAATGTCGGCTTCTTCATGTTTGTCGCCGACACCGCCGGCGATCTGAGTAACGGGACCCTCTACGCCGCGCAGTTGAATCAAACCGACGCCGCAGACGGTGGCGCTTTCGATATCAACTGGATCGACCTCGGCCATGCGACTTTCGCGGAACTCAACACCGCCATCAACGCAGGAACCAGCTTCAGCGATATTTTCGACGCGGTCGAACCGGCCACGAACGGAAGCTGTGCCAGCGGCTACACCTCCATCAACACCAGCTGGGGGCATGAATGTCTGGCTGTCAAAACCGGCATGGAGACCCTGGCTTCGCGCCTGGAATCCCGCCGCTATGCCGCCATGTTGGGGGCAACTACCGAGTTGCGCAAAGAAGAGGGGATCACCTTCGACCCTGACGGCATGACCCTGTACGTGGCCATGAGTGAAGTGGCCAAAGGCATGGAAGACGGCTCCAGCAACGATAACGGCGGACCGAACCAGGTCCGCCTGCCCAAAAATGCCTGCGGAACCGTCTATCAACTGGCGGTCGGCACCGATAGCAGCATCGGCAGCAACTATGTCGCCATGACCATGGTCGGCCTGGTCAACGGCACCCCGGTCAGCTACGACCCGGCCAGCGTCTATGCCGGCAACACCTGTGATATCAATGGTATTGCCAACCCGGACAACCTCACCTTCATCCCCGGCTACCACACTCTGATTATCGGCGAAGATACCGGTAGCGGCCATCAGAACGATGTCATCTGGGCCTATCATCTCGACACGGAGGAGCTGACCCGAATCCAGACCACCCCCTACGGTTCGGAAACCACCTCCCCCTATTTCTATCCGAACATCGGCGGTAACGCATACCTGATGAGCGTGGTTCAGCATCCCTATGGCGAGTCCGATCAGGACCAGCTGGAAGATTCGGCGGATGCTGCAGCCTACACCGGCTTTGTCGGTCCGTTCCCTGCCATGGATAGTGCGGACTGA
- a CDS encoding gamma-glutamylcyclotransferase family protein has protein sequence MNLFVYGTLLDEDIMQLVAGTVPPSIAVRLHGYRRRKICGQVYPGIVIRAGETVAGRLYLNVSAELLARLDRFEGGEYERTTVLVESTSGEQLLAETYVLAPGGQSALSNESWSLAEFLGRGKQLLLQELKK, from the coding sequence ATGAATCTTTTTGTCTATGGCACCCTCCTGGATGAAGACATCATGCAACTGGTCGCTGGTACGGTACCGCCGTCCATTGCGGTGCGGCTCCACGGTTATCGGCGCAGGAAAATTTGCGGACAGGTTTATCCGGGTATTGTCATCAGGGCCGGGGAGACAGTTGCAGGGCGATTGTATCTCAATGTTTCAGCGGAGTTGCTGGCGCGACTTGACCGGTTTGAAGGTGGCGAATATGAACGGACCACTGTCTTGGTGGAAAGTACCAGTGGCGAGCAGTTGCTGGCGGAGACTTATGTTCTGGCGCCGGGCGGGCAAAGCGCGCTCAGTAACGAGTCCTGGTCATTGGCGGAGTTTCTTGGTCGTGGGAAGCAACTGCTGCTGCAAGAATTGAAAAAATGA